The proteins below are encoded in one region of Candidatus Binatia bacterium:
- a CDS encoding helix-turn-helix domain-containing protein, producing MSAPSEVQAVGKSGPSVEEAAEESGSLPEAVLAELHWVASEGSPSLARHARIVLARHEGRSLTEIARVLDVDRATVRRWLSRFERNGMQGLVHASRGRVRKRRFNETIRDAVARLAMASPDDVGESFNRWSLRRLRRHVTRRGIVKDISVEGLRHLLIGLPLPPEYWRRGGNPVGPLTEEVRRGLEQLANAGRPEVGRRARVVLARSRGLSEAEVAAALDIGRSCVRRWLQRFERHGILGLQTVRRPARPVVFTPDVRVAIVEHAQTPPSEVGANVSRWSLRTLRASLVRKGIVRNISVQHLRRVLAEAGVSLHPEAAVAQPAARAQA from the coding sequence ATGTCGGCACCTTCCGAGGTTCAGGCCGTGGGCAAGAGCGGCCCCTCCGTCGAAGAAGCGGCCGAGGAGTCCGGGAGCCTGCCTGAGGCCGTGCTGGCGGAGTTGCACTGGGTCGCGAGTGAAGGCTCACCAAGCCTGGCGCGGCACGCGCGTATCGTTCTGGCACGGCACGAGGGGCGCTCGCTAACGGAGATAGCGCGCGTTCTCGACGTGGACCGTGCGACGGTGCGACGGTGGTTATCGCGCTTCGAGCGCAACGGGATGCAGGGGTTGGTTCACGCCTCGCGGGGCCGCGTCCGCAAGCGCCGCTTCAACGAGACGATTCGCGATGCTGTAGCCCGCCTTGCGATGGCGTCGCCAGACGACGTCGGCGAGTCGTTTAACCGCTGGTCGCTCCGGCGGCTGCGACGCCACGTCACCCGACGGGGCATCGTCAAGGACATCAGCGTGGAGGGTCTGCGGCACTTGCTGATCGGCTTGCCGTTGCCCCCGGAATACTGGCGGCGGGGCGGCAATCCGGTTGGGCCGTTGACCGAGGAAGTGCGGCGCGGACTGGAGCAGTTGGCCAATGCGGGGCGGCCGGAAGTTGGCCGCCGGGCGCGGGTCGTGCTCGCACGTTCGCGTGGACTCAGCGAGGCGGAAGTAGCGGCAGCCCTGGACATCGGACGCAGTTGCGTGCGGCGCTGGCTGCAGCGCTTCGAGCGCCACGGTATCCTGGGCTTGCAGACCGTGCGCCGTCCGGCGCGTCCGGTAGTGTTCACACCGGATGTGCGTGTGGCCATCGTCGAACACGCACAGACCCCGCCGAGCGAGGTTGGTGCCAACGTGTCGCGGTGGTCGTTGCGGACCCTGCGCGCGTCGCTGGTGCGCAAAGGCATCGTGCGAAACATCAGCGTTCAGCACCTGCGCCGCGTGCTGGCCGAAGCGGGCGTCAGCCTGCATCCCGAAGCCGCGGTGGCGCAACCGGCCGCACGCGCCCAGGCCTGA
- a CDS encoding MoxR family ATPase yields MSAASITPEAVRAGLERARYLTTARVETVLYLALVLEKPLLIEGPAGAGKTEIAKVLATTLDTDLVRLQCYEGLDEARALYEWNYQKQLLRIQADRAQHLHWTEVTQHIFSHEYLLERPLLKALTAARKVVLLIDEIDKADEEFEAFLLEILGDFQVSIPELGTIAARVRPAVVLTSNRARELSEALKRRCLYLYLEFPGAEIEGRIVALKVPELDAKLREQVARFVNALRKLDLRKAPSIAETLDWARALRALGIRELDSAAVRQTLNLVLKHEDDLRRAEGKLGTLLSAANKP; encoded by the coding sequence ATGAGCGCCGCGTCGATCACCCCGGAGGCGGTTCGCGCGGGCCTGGAACGCGCTCGCTACCTGACCACTGCGCGCGTCGAGACCGTCCTCTATCTGGCCCTGGTTCTCGAAAAGCCCCTGTTGATAGAGGGACCCGCGGGGGCGGGCAAGACAGAGATCGCCAAGGTCCTCGCCACCACTCTCGATACCGACCTGGTGCGCTTGCAGTGCTACGAAGGTCTCGACGAAGCCAGGGCCCTCTACGAATGGAACTACCAGAAGCAGCTACTTCGCATTCAGGCCGATCGTGCCCAGCACCTGCACTGGACCGAAGTCACGCAGCACATCTTCTCCCATGAGTATCTCCTCGAACGCCCCCTGCTGAAGGCGCTGACGGCAGCGCGCAAGGTGGTGCTGCTGATCGACGAGATTGACAAGGCCGACGAGGAATTCGAGGCGTTTCTCCTCGAGATTCTCGGCGATTTTCAGGTGAGCATCCCGGAGCTCGGTACGATCGCCGCCCGAGTGCGGCCGGCCGTCGTGCTCACCTCGAACCGGGCCCGCGAACTATCCGAGGCGCTCAAGCGCCGCTGCCTGTACCTTTACCTCGAGTTCCCCGGCGCGGAGATCGAAGGCCGGATCGTCGCCCTCAAGGTTCCCGAACTGGACGCAAAGCTGCGGGAACAGGTCGCCCGCTTCGTCAACGCCTTGCGCAAGCTGGACCTGCGCAAGGCCCCGAGCATTGCCGAAACGCTCGACTGGGCGCGCGCCTTGCGGGCGCTGGGTATTCGGGAGCTCGACAGCGCAGCGGTTCGCCAGACGCTCAACCTTGTGCTCAAGCATGAAGATGATTTGCGCCGCGCCGAGGGCAAACTGGGCACGCTACTCTCGGCGGCAAACAAGCCATAG
- a CDS encoding VWA domain-containing protein — protein MRTRLLQFIDALRAAGVAPSVAETLDAVAAAAQVGIDRATLREALAATLVKDHAERHQFDDTFDRFFAVPRRPGKRTEYGTQTGEGLGTARSDETGTGTPLPGMKPAPRIVGKPTATSERRQRDERKSADADAAHRLARAKAAQNRPFAEMDPIEVEECDALVEELARRFRAHLRRRLRMAPRGRLDLRRTIRQSIATGGAMIDPAFRFRRPGRPDLIALCDHSYSVITASRFFVSLLIPAGSFFRRVHVFAYVDTPVEVSQVDGHLVPHEPLDLYARSDFGRVLDDLWAGYARLFTRSTVLVVLGDARNNRRPPRADLLARMRYLVRRIVWLNPEAPARWNTGDSVMRAYETACDAVLPAATLRELMAALRLTFGRP, from the coding sequence GTGCGAACCAGGTTGCTGCAGTTCATCGACGCGTTGCGCGCTGCGGGGGTGGCGCCATCGGTCGCCGAGACTCTCGACGCAGTAGCCGCCGCAGCTCAAGTCGGGATCGACAGGGCCACGCTCCGGGAGGCTCTCGCCGCTACTCTGGTGAAGGATCACGCCGAACGCCATCAGTTCGACGATACCTTCGACCGTTTCTTTGCGGTCCCACGACGGCCCGGGAAGCGGACCGAGTACGGGACTCAGACCGGCGAAGGACTGGGCACGGCTCGGTCCGATGAAACCGGCACCGGCACTCCCCTACCGGGAATGAAGCCGGCGCCCCGAATCGTCGGAAAGCCGACCGCGACATCGGAACGTCGCCAACGGGATGAGCGCAAGTCTGCCGACGCGGACGCGGCCCACCGTCTGGCTCGGGCTAAAGCCGCACAGAACCGCCCGTTCGCGGAGATGGACCCGATCGAGGTCGAAGAGTGCGATGCTCTGGTCGAGGAGCTTGCGCGCCGCTTTCGCGCCCACCTGCGTCGTCGACTGCGCATGGCCCCGAGGGGGCGGCTCGATCTGCGCCGGACCATCCGGCAATCGATCGCGACGGGGGGTGCGATGATCGATCCGGCTTTCCGTTTTCGTCGCCCGGGACGGCCGGATCTTATCGCCCTTTGCGACCACTCCTACTCTGTGATTACCGCGAGTCGGTTCTTCGTTTCTCTGTTGATTCCGGCGGGCAGTTTCTTTCGTCGGGTACACGTCTTCGCTTACGTCGACACTCCCGTCGAGGTCTCGCAGGTGGACGGCCACCTGGTCCCGCACGAGCCCCTCGACCTCTACGCGCGATCCGACTTCGGGCGTGTTCTCGACGATCTCTGGGCCGGCTATGCACGCCTGTTCACCCGCAGCACGGTGCTCGTGGTGCTCGGCGATGCGCGCAACAACCGCCGGCCGCCGCGCGCAGACCTGCTGGCGCGGATGCGTTATCTGGTGCGTCGAATCGTCTGGTTGAATCCGGAAGCGCCGGCGCGCTGGAACACAGGCGACAGCGTCATGCGAGCCTACGAAACGGCTTGCGACGCCGTACTTCCTGCGGCGACCCTGCGCGAGCTTATGGCCGCGCTGCGCCTTACCTTCGGGCGCCCATAA
- a CDS encoding IPTL-CTERM sorting domain-containing protein: MVKSARIHGRCWLAVVVTAVVTTLVAGAAQAANTVSVGSGSITGCGTTGIAVTVDDATGALALQFDVNFDKNVVTASSATVGAFVSDCTFTPNINNTIGKVSIAIACTVARSGGGTLANITFQGVSNSVSSTLSLSGCEIDEVACTGTNNGSISVSDCPTPTPTEAPTDTPTAVPTDTPTETPTALPTLTPTDTPLPTETPTDTPTPAPSNTPTDTPTRTPTSPPTDTPTQTPTVPPTNSPTITPTAPPTNTPTITATPTDTPPPSNTPTQTATRTPSSSPTLTPTRTQTPTPTAVPPSITGGATAGSTAVTGRAIPNATPGNNCITIYDCGNDAVCSTSDTPIGTGSVDALGNFLVNVAPPLQTGQRIFPFDTCNQLAGLPITVGAVTPVPTLSLSMVGVLAGLLGAMAFRRMRR; the protein is encoded by the coding sequence ATGGTGAAATCAGCCCGAATCCACGGCAGGTGTTGGCTGGCGGTCGTTGTGACGGCCGTGGTTACCACTCTGGTCGCCGGCGCTGCCCAGGCGGCTAATACCGTTAGCGTCGGCAGCGGGAGCATTACCGGCTGCGGGACGACCGGGATAGCCGTTACGGTAGACGACGCCACCGGCGCGCTGGCTCTTCAGTTCGATGTGAATTTCGACAAGAACGTCGTTACCGCATCCAGCGCAACCGTCGGCGCCTTCGTGTCCGACTGCACGTTTACACCCAACATCAACAACACCATCGGAAAGGTGTCCATAGCCATTGCGTGCACCGTGGCGCGCAGCGGTGGCGGGACGCTTGCCAACATCACGTTCCAGGGCGTGAGCAACAGCGTATCGTCGACGCTCAGCCTTTCGGGATGCGAGATCGACGAGGTCGCCTGCACCGGCACCAACAACGGCTCGATCAGCGTCAGCGATTGTCCCACGCCAACGCCAACGGAGGCTCCCACCGATACACCCACCGCCGTACCCACCGATACACCCACGGAGACACCGACGGCTCTGCCGACGCTTACGCCGACCGATACTCCGCTGCCGACCGAGACTCCGACTGACACGCCAACTCCTGCACCAAGCAATACGCCCACCGACACACCGACGCGGACGCCGACGTCGCCGCCGACCGACACGCCGACACAGACACCGACCGTGCCGCCAACCAACAGTCCGACGATTACCCCGACCGCTCCACCGACGAATACCCCGACGATCACGGCGACCCCGACGGATACCCCACCGCCGTCCAACACCCCGACCCAGACCGCGACGCGGACGCCCAGCAGTAGCCCGACGCTTACGCCGACGCGTACCCAGACCCCGACGCCGACCGCGGTCCCGCCATCCATTACCGGCGGCGCGACTGCCGGCTCGACGGCAGTTACCGGGCGCGCGATTCCGAATGCTACCCCAGGCAACAACTGCATCACGATCTACGATTGCGGTAACGATGCCGTGTGCTCCACCTCGGATACACCCATCGGTACCGGGAGCGTCGACGCACTCGGCAACTTCCTGGTGAACGTCGCGCCGCCGCTGCAGACGGGGCAACGTATCTTCCCGTTCGACACCTGCAATCAGCTCGCTGGCCTGCCGATCACCGTAGGTGCCGTGACGCCGGTCCCGACGCTGTCGCTGTCTATGGTCGGTGTGCTCGCCGGTCTGCTCGGCGCCATGGCCTTCAGGAGGATGCGCCGGTAA
- a CDS encoding DUF1566 domain-containing protein: MYTKMYAGRLDYTKARKKLLRCRENYERAWSALQSRFTGTTCDQPRYVDNGNGTITDNLTGLAWEKKSDDGGIQDKDAGHSWSTGAPYNGDGTAFATFLTFGLNSAGFAGANDWRLPTLSELQTILLPEPYPCATSPCVPAVFDTDCAPGCTVTTCSCTQSGPSALYWSATGSGGDASAARYVSFYDGDVGFGPKAGGFHVRAVRGGW; this comes from the coding sequence GTGTACACGAAAATGTACGCTGGCCGGCTAGACTACACGAAGGCTAGAAAGAAGTTGCTGAGATGCCGGGAGAATTACGAAAGGGCCTGGTCCGCACTTCAATCCAGGTTTACCGGCACGACGTGTGACCAGCCGCGGTACGTCGATAATGGCAATGGCACGATCACGGACAACCTGACCGGCTTGGCGTGGGAGAAGAAGAGCGATGACGGCGGGATCCAAGACAAGGATGCCGGGCACTCATGGAGCACGGGCGCACCGTACAACGGCGACGGAACGGCATTTGCGACGTTCCTGACCTTTGGACTGAACAGCGCCGGGTTTGCGGGCGCGAACGACTGGCGACTGCCTACTCTTTCGGAGTTGCAAACAATCCTGTTACCGGAACCGTACCCGTGCGCCACGAGTCCGTGCGTTCCGGCGGTCTTCGACACCGATTGCGCTCCGGGTTGTACGGTGACGACCTGTAGTTGCACGCAATCTGGACCTTCCGCCTTGTACTGGTCGGCGACCGGCAGCGGTGGCGATGCGAGCGCGGCAAGGTACGTATCCTTTTACGACGGCGATGTGGGTTTCGGTCCGAAGGCTGGCGGCTTCCACGTTCGGGCCGTGCGCGGTGGCTGGTGA
- a CDS encoding dockerin type I domain-containing protein: MEPSKIGDVGGAVSALDAALVLQNVVGSNSLSTAQALAADVSGNGTVSAYDASLILVHVVGTLLEFPVADRCGSEWVFIPQPEGAPNQNCTAPAPAGCTVGCIEFTPLTASADGQNFEALTYGDVTGNWQPTGGGAAVMAAARVRSTGAVELGRPQRRGRQVRVPVNVNGTDSFRALDLTVEYDPATLRFRDAHRPRGGTPTALATNSGVPGRLRIAFASGTPRPAGDALVLHFEAVGATRGAPASVRIVEPQTRVE, from the coding sequence ATGGAACCGAGCAAGATCGGCGACGTGGGCGGGGCCGTCAGTGCCCTCGACGCGGCCCTGGTCCTGCAGAACGTGGTCGGCTCGAACTCCCTGTCGACCGCACAGGCGCTGGCGGCCGACGTTTCCGGCAACGGTACGGTCTCGGCCTACGACGCCAGCCTGATTCTCGTGCACGTCGTCGGCACGCTGCTCGAGTTCCCCGTCGCCGACCGCTGCGGGTCGGAGTGGGTTTTCATTCCGCAACCGGAAGGCGCCCCCAATCAGAATTGCACGGCGCCGGCACCGGCAGGCTGCACCGTAGGGTGCATCGAATTCACCCCGCTCACCGCCTCCGCCGACGGCCAGAATTTCGAGGCTCTCACTTACGGCGACGTCACCGGCAACTGGCAACCGACGGGCGGCGGCGCGGCAGTCATGGCGGCGGCACGAGTGAGATCCACCGGCGCCGTCGAACTCGGCCGCCCACAGCGCCGGGGCCGACAAGTACGCGTCCCCGTGAACGTTAACGGCACCGATTCTTTCCGCGCCCTCGACCTCACCGTCGAGTACGACCCGGCCACCCTCCGCTTCCGCGACGCACACCGTCCGCGCGGCGGCACGCCCACCGCGCTCGCCACCAACAGCGGCGTCCCGGGTCGCCTGCGCATCGCCTTCGCCAGCGGCACACCCCGCCCGGCCGGAGATGCCCTCGTGCTCCACTTCGAGGCCGTCGGCGCAACTCGCGGCGCACCCGCCAGCGTGCGAATAGTCGAGCCTCAGACCCGCGTGGAGTGA
- the meaB gene encoding methylmalonyl Co-A mutase-associated GTPase MeaB, translating into MLAEKLVQRMLNGDRYALAKLMTLVENRHADSVNILRMVQHRVGRAYTIGITGPPGAGKSTLVDRTIGILRQRGLSVGIVAVDPSSPFSGGAVLGDRIRMQSHFVDAAVFIRSLSTRGAHGGLARATRNVAQLLDAFGKDCILIETVGVGQTELDVMRVADTTVVVLVPEAGDTIQTMKAGLLEVADVFVVNKADREGSLRIKTELETMLQLRGASAWTVPVLLTEATSGRGVPELVDTVFRHRDFRHRSQATGPSAAARQEEFLAVVRDEIGRRVETGLDDGTFHPLLQRVRRGEVDPYSAALELIGDEASLRKLLRGGGGGKTDG; encoded by the coding sequence ATGCTCGCCGAAAAACTCGTCCAGCGCATGTTGAATGGCGATCGGTACGCGCTCGCCAAGTTGATGACCCTGGTAGAGAACCGCCACGCCGACAGCGTCAACATCCTGCGCATGGTGCAACACCGCGTCGGGCGCGCCTACACCATCGGCATCACCGGGCCGCCCGGCGCCGGGAAGTCCACCCTGGTCGACCGCACGATCGGAATTCTCCGCCAGCGCGGACTGAGCGTCGGCATCGTCGCCGTCGATCCGTCGAGCCCGTTCTCGGGCGGCGCCGTGCTCGGCGACCGCATCCGCATGCAGAGCCATTTCGTCGACGCCGCGGTGTTTATCCGTAGCTTGAGTACGCGCGGCGCACACGGTGGCCTCGCCCGTGCAACGCGCAACGTCGCACAGTTGCTCGATGCCTTCGGGAAGGACTGCATCCTCATCGAAACCGTCGGGGTGGGACAGACGGAACTGGACGTCATGCGCGTGGCCGATACGACGGTGGTGGTCCTCGTGCCGGAAGCAGGCGACACTATCCAAACCATGAAAGCCGGACTCCTCGAAGTCGCCGACGTGTTCGTCGTCAACAAGGCCGACCGGGAGGGATCGCTGCGCATCAAGACGGAGCTGGAAACGATGCTGCAGTTGCGCGGAGCGAGCGCGTGGACCGTACCGGTGCTGCTGACCGAAGCCACCAGCGGGCGCGGCGTGCCCGAGCTGGTCGACACCGTGTTCCGGCACCGCGACTTCCGCCACCGCAGCCAGGCCACCGGACCGAGCGCCGCCGCCCGGCAAGAGGAGTTCCTGGCGGTCGTGCGCGACGAGATCGGCCGGCGCGTGGAAACCGGCCTCGACGACGGCACCTTTCATCCGCTGCTGCAGCGGGTGAGACGCGGCGAAGTGGACCCCTACTCGGCAGCCCTCGAGTTGATCGGAGACGAGGCCAGCCTGCGGAAACTGCTGCGCGGCGGAGGAGGAGGCAAGACCGACGGATGA
- a CDS encoding serine/threonine protein phosphatase — protein MSGGRTFVVGDIHGCLDEVNRMLDGLDLGSSDSLVFLGDYVDRGPDSRGVIDRLLRLRTEGIRCVFLKGNHEDMFLGYLGGRGHHGDVFIQNGGDATLRSYGVSRPSPARARTAVPPDHLDFLQSLALQYRHGRFLCTHAGVDPRRPLESQSEEELLWVREAFLFHPHPFPYTIVFGHTPQREVLVDLPYKIGLDTGLVYWNKLSCLELNECRLYQIRRGEREVESRDCSAWSAALAGTP, from the coding sequence ATGAGCGGCGGCCGCACATTCGTAGTCGGCGACATCCACGGCTGCCTCGACGAGGTCAACCGCATGCTAGATGGACTCGACCTCGGCTCCAGCGACTCCCTCGTCTTCCTCGGCGATTACGTCGACCGCGGACCCGATTCGCGGGGCGTGATCGACCGCTTACTGCGACTGCGCACCGAGGGAATCCGCTGCGTTTTCCTCAAGGGCAACCACGAGGACATGTTCCTCGGATATCTTGGCGGTCGCGGCCATCATGGGGACGTGTTCATCCAGAACGGCGGCGATGCGACGTTGCGCAGTTACGGCGTCAGTCGTCCGTCGCCCGCTCGCGCCCGGACCGCCGTACCGCCGGATCACCTCGATTTCCTGCAGTCCCTCGCCTTGCAGTACCGGCACGGACGCTTCCTCTGCACGCATGCGGGAGTCGACCCGCGGCGCCCGCTGGAGAGCCAGAGCGAGGAAGAGCTGCTGTGGGTCCGCGAGGCCTTCCTTTTCCACCCGCATCCGTTTCCCTACACGATCGTTTTCGGACACACCCCGCAACGCGAGGTGCTCGTCGATCTGCCCTATAAGATCGGCCTCGACACGGGCCTCGTGTACTGGAACAAGCTGAGCTGTCTGGAACTCAACGAGTGCCGGCTCTACCAGATTCGACGCGGCGAACGCGAGGTGGAGAGCCGGGACTGTTCGGCATGGTCGGCTGCCCTGGCGGGCACTCCGTAA
- a CDS encoding carboxypeptidase M32 translates to MQTDRYDRFVAALRRHADLAAALQLLEWDQETFMPAGVAEERARQIGTVAALLHEQQTDRAFLDLVDELAARLPEFDAAAAVDVRETKWRSDRNRAVDAALVRERSTLRAAARNVWVGARSDDDFARLAPYLERIFAVERRVAAAIDPHRDPYDVLIEEYEPGMSTPVLDRLFAELRDGLVPLVARLQSRRAPRPVAAGALRGHFAVDRQRACNRRIAAAIGFDFTRGRLDEAAHPFSIGIGGDVRLTTRYDPSDLRYALFSTLHEAGHGLYEQGLDQAAWGTPRGTACSLGIHESQSRLWENQVGRSVGFWHCCLPILREAFPELDDTPLDAAVLAANEARPSLIRTESDEITYNLHIVLRFELERALLAGDLAVADLSAAWRERMSRYLGVAPATDREGVLQDVHWACGAIGYFPTYTLGNVYAAQLWNAAAAALGPLDALIAAGDFATLLGWLRTHVHRCGQTHRAPALIEVATGQPSTCRPLLEHLAGKVAFLEAA, encoded by the coding sequence ATGCAAACCGACCGCTACGACCGGTTCGTTGCCGCGCTCCGGCGCCACGCGGATCTCGCCGCCGCCCTGCAACTGCTCGAGTGGGATCAGGAGACCTTCATGCCCGCCGGCGTTGCCGAAGAAAGGGCGCGGCAGATCGGTACGGTTGCCGCGCTCCTCCACGAGCAGCAAACGGACCGTGCCTTCCTCGACCTGGTCGACGAACTGGCGGCGCGCCTGCCCGAGTTCGACGCGGCCGCCGCCGTCGACGTGCGCGAGACCAAGTGGCGAAGCGACCGCAACCGGGCTGTGGACGCGGCGCTGGTGCGCGAACGCTCGACCCTGCGCGCCGCCGCACGCAACGTCTGGGTGGGCGCCCGCAGCGACGACGACTTCGCCCGCCTCGCCCCTTACCTCGAACGCATCTTCGCGGTGGAGCGGCGCGTCGCCGCCGCGATCGACCCTCACCGCGACCCTTACGACGTCCTCATCGAGGAGTACGAACCGGGCATGTCGACCCCGGTGCTGGATCGCCTGTTCGCGGAGCTGCGCGACGGGTTGGTGCCTCTGGTCGCGCGCCTGCAATCCCGACGGGCGCCGCGGCCGGTAGCCGCCGGCGCGTTGCGGGGACACTTCGCCGTCGACCGACAGCGTGCCTGCAATCGTCGCATCGCCGCCGCGATCGGTTTCGACTTCACGCGCGGACGCCTCGACGAGGCTGCCCATCCGTTCTCGATCGGCATCGGGGGAGATGTCCGTTTGACGACTCGTTACGACCCGAGCGACTTGCGCTATGCGCTCTTCTCGACGTTGCACGAGGCCGGCCACGGGCTTTACGAGCAGGGACTCGATCAGGCCGCGTGGGGCACGCCGCGAGGCACCGCCTGCTCCCTCGGTATCCACGAATCGCAGTCGCGTTTGTGGGAGAACCAGGTTGGGCGCTCGGTGGGGTTCTGGCATTGCTGCCTGCCCATCCTGCGCGAGGCGTTCCCGGAACTCGACGACACGCCGCTCGATGCGGCGGTGCTGGCGGCCAACGAAGCGCGGCCGTCGTTGATCCGAACCGAGTCGGACGAAATCACCTACAACCTGCACATCGTCTTGCGCTTCGAGCTCGAACGCGCCCTGCTGGCCGGCGACCTCGCGGTTGCCGACCTTTCGGCGGCATGGCGGGAGCGCATGTCGCGTTATCTCGGAGTCGCTCCGGCCACGGATCGCGAGGGGGTGCTGCAGGACGTCCACTGGGCCTGCGGGGCGATCGGATACTTCCCGACCTACACGCTGGGGAACGTCTATGCGGCGCAATTGTGGAACGCGGCGGCGGCGGCGCTGGGACCGCTCGACGCGCTCATTGCCGCCGGCGACTTCGCCACGCTTCTCGGGTGGCTGCGCACCCACGTGCACCGATGCGGGCAAACCCATCGCGCTCCCGCCCTGATCGAGGTGGCGACCGGGCAGCCCTCGACCTGCCGCCCGTTACTGGAGCACCTTGCGGGTAAGGTGGCGTTTCTGGAGGCGGCATGA
- a CDS encoding NUDIX hydrolase gives MRQIYRGRVVDLRLEDVTLPNDARITLEIVRHPGAAAVVALDAAGHVTLLHQFRHAAGGFIWEIPAGKLDDGEPPLDCAARELREEAGLVAADLVLLGSIVTAPGFCDERIHLFLARDLSPAEQELEADEVLSVSAVPFAVALKMIRSGDIVDAKTIAGLHHAAAYLGHQL, from the coding sequence ATGCGACAGATCTACAGAGGCAGAGTCGTTGATCTTCGGCTCGAAGACGTCACGCTGCCGAACGACGCGAGAATCACCCTCGAGATCGTGCGTCATCCGGGCGCCGCGGCGGTCGTGGCCCTCGACGCGGCCGGGCACGTTACCCTCCTGCATCAGTTCCGTCACGCCGCCGGCGGCTTCATCTGGGAAATTCCGGCCGGCAAGCTCGACGACGGCGAACCGCCGCTCGACTGTGCCGCACGGGAGCTGCGCGAAGAGGCCGGGCTCGTCGCGGCGGATCTGGTGCTCCTGGGCAGCATCGTCACGGCACCGGGATTCTGCGACGAGCGTATCCACCTTTTTCTGGCCCGGGACTTGAGCCCCGCCGAACAAGAACTCGAGGCGGACGAGGTGCTTTCGGTGAGCGCGGTGCCTTTTGCCGTGGCGCTGAAGATGATTCGCAGCGGCGACATCGTCGACGCCAAGACCATTGCCGGCCTTCATCACGCTGCCGCCTACCTCGGCCACCAACTCTGA
- a CDS encoding glucose-1-phosphate adenylyltransferase translates to MVENVVAVILGGGRGTRLYPLTQERSKPAVPVAGKYRLVDIPISNCINSGLRNIFVLSQFQSASLNRHVSRTYRFDPFSTGFVEILAAEQTETSMDWYQGTADAVRKHLHRFLRKAVDGVLVLSGDQLYVMDFRKIIEAHSASRADITIAATPVGEHDASEFGIFLIDGFGTVSDFVEKPRDRSMLARLALSDQTLAARGIPGERRFLASMGIYVFRPEVLVKTLEEPNQLDFGKEVIPRAIHSHRVHAYFFSDYWEDIGNIRSFFHANLAMASSHPPIDLNNEKAPIYTRPRFLPPTRVKHVRMTESLISDGCRIEDAELDHCMIGIRSNVYPGVQMSHVIMMGADFFEDGDVAGRGETIPLGVGAGSRIERAIIDKNARIGEHVVICNRQRIDHLDGPGYFIRDGIVFVPKNAVIPSGTVI, encoded by the coding sequence ATGGTGGAAAACGTCGTTGCCGTCATCCTTGGAGGTGGCAGGGGGACTCGGCTCTACCCGTTGACGCAAGAGCGGAGCAAGCCGGCCGTTCCGGTCGCGGGCAAGTACCGACTGGTCGACATTCCGATCAGCAACTGCATCAACTCCGGCCTGCGTAACATCTTTGTTCTGTCGCAGTTCCAGTCGGCGTCTCTGAATCGGCACGTCTCGCGCACCTACCGCTTCGACCCGTTCTCGACCGGCTTCGTGGAGATCCTCGCCGCCGAGCAGACGGAAACCAGCATGGACTGGTACCAGGGCACGGCGGACGCGGTCCGCAAGCACCTGCACCGGTTCCTGCGCAAGGCTGTCGACGGTGTCCTCGTGCTTTCCGGCGACCAGCTCTACGTGATGGATTTCCGCAAGATTATCGAGGCGCACAGTGCGAGCCGTGCCGACATCACGATCGCCGCCACTCCGGTCGGGGAACACGATGCCAGCGAGTTCGGCATCTTCCTGATCGACGGTTTCGGCACCGTATCGGATTTCGTCGAGAAGCCCCGCGACCGTTCGATGCTGGCGCGTCTCGCGCTGAGCGATCAGACCCTCGCCGCCCGCGGCATTCCCGGCGAGCGCCGGTTCCTCGCGTCGATGGGCATTTACGTGTTCCGACCCGAGGTGCTCGTCAAGACGCTCGAAGAGCCGAACCAGCTCGACTTCGGCAAGGAAGTCATTCCTCGCGCCATACACTCCCATCGGGTCCACGCCTACTTCTTTTCGGATTACTGGGAGGACATCGGCAACATCCGCTCGTTCTTTCACGCCAACCTCGCGATGGCGTCCTCGCATCCGCCGATCGACCTCAACAACGAGAAGGCACCGATCTACACCCGGCCACGGTTCTTGCCGCCGACGCGCGTGAAACACGTTCGCATGACCGAGAGTCTGATCAGCGACGGCTGCCGAATCGAAGATGCCGAACTCGACCACTGCATGATCGGTATCCGCAGCAACGTGTATCCCGGCGTGCAGATGTCCCACGTCATCATGATGGGTGCCGACTTCTTCGAGGACGGCGACGTCGCCGGTCGCGGCGAGACGATCCCGCTCGGCGTCGGCGCGGGCAGCCGCATCGAAAGGGCAATCATCGACAAGAACGCCCGCATCGGCGAGCACGTCGTGATCTGCAACCGCCAGCGGATCGACCACCTCGACGGCCCCGGGTACTTCATTCGCGATGGCATCGTGTTCGTGCCGAAAAACGCCGTCATCCCCTCCGGGACGGTCATCTGA